Proteins from a genomic interval of Hoplias malabaricus isolate fHopMal1 chromosome 13, fHopMal1.hap1, whole genome shotgun sequence:
- the LOC136664973 gene encoding immunoglobulin lambda-1 light chain-like has translation MLPALCTLFTALSCVSGVTVVTQKPPVLTATKGEKTTLHCNLGTVTDAQVVWYKQVAGGVPQYMLRNYHGWTSPEYGSGFSSPKFTSTHSSQSDYTLIIDTVEVGDSAVYYCSTWDGSAVVFGQGTKLFVNDASAPAPVLTLFPPSSEELKSNKATLVCVVSDMPTGFADVSWLVDSKAVSSGVTTGSAEQQTNKKFRLSSFLTIERSEWEKDKDVTCQVSSASKTASKKLKKSECIV, from the exons atgctgccagcactctgcactctcttcactgctctctcat gtgtcagtggtgtgactgtgGTGACCCAGAAGCCCCCTGTTCTCACAGCCACTAAAGGAGAGAAGACCACTCTGCACTGTAATCTGGGGACTGTTACTGATGCTCAGGTTGTGTGGTATAAACAGGTTGCAGGAGGAGTTCCACAGTATATGTTAAGGAATTATCATGGCTGGACTTCTCCTGAATATGGATCTGGCTTCTCGTCTCCTAAATTCACATCAACACACTCATCTCAGTCTGATTACACTTTGATTATTGATACAGTGGAGGtaggagactctgcagtgtattactgtagCACATGGGATGGCTCAG ctgtGGTATTCGGACAAGGAACAAAGCTGTTCGTCAACG ACGCTTCTGCCCCGGCTCCTGTTCTGACCCTCTTCCCTCCGTCCAGTGAAGAGCTGAAGTCTAACAAAGCCACTctagtgtgtgtggtcagtgatatGCCCACTGGGTTTGCTGATGTGAGCTGGCTGGTGGACAGTAAAGCGGTCAGCAGTGGAGTGACCACTGGCTCTGCAGAGCAGCAAACCAATAAGAAATTCAGACTGAGCAGCTTTTTGACCATTGAGAGGTCAGAGTGGGAGAAAGATAAAGACGTAACGTGTCAAGTGTCTTCTGCCTCAAAAACCGCCAGTAAAAAGTTGAAGAAGTCTGAATGTATCGTCTGA